The window ACGTTTAAACACCAATATGAAACCATTTAGAGCTGTTTTAAATACAATAGCTTGATTTGGGTATGGTATGGACCGTTGTAGGGGTGTTACAAAGTGTAGTGTTTCTTTCTGATTCGGCTGTAAAAGCTTGTTTATACTTATTTAagagtttattatttacattaacacTCGTTTATGATGTCTCCCAAACTTTGTCTTTACTTTCTTTTGGGAGGGTTAAAGTCTTCATTAGGGGTCACGCACACCACCACAACCCTCATATCGTTTACACTCAGAATTATATTAGACTGCAGAACAGTGAGACTTGGAATTTGTAGTAGCCTATAACACGCGTATAACAAACTCCAAAGTCTATTATTAACTAAACTAGCTCTTACTAATCAGATATTCCAGCTTCACCTCTGGTATATCGTGTGTTTCGCCCGCTTTCTCCAGGAATCCGAGTTTGGGGAATGCTGTGTCGGTTCTGCAGGGAAGCCGTTCGTGTGACAGCAAAATGTCGTCGAGGGAAAATAAATTCTCCTCCATTCCGACCCCCGGAGGAACAGGCATATAGGACTGCGTGTCCATTAGCTACAGttagataaaaacaaacaacagctacaccaaagtaaaacaacaacacacaaacaagcagtaATCAGACTAAACCGAAGTGTCAACGCTGAGTTTGGCGCGAGACTTCGAATTGTCAGGGGCATGCGTCGATCCACGTGCACAtcgaacagacagacagacagcgctAATCGATAACAGAGTCATCGCTTCATCTAACGAGTCACTGCAGGAGGCAAAATGGATCCGTAttagatttacacacacacacagagcaaaatAAAACGAGTACcaattttgttaaatatctttTCTGACTTATCGAGTcagtataaaacattttagtttCCCAAACATTCCTTTATCAACAAAAAATAAaggttacagaaaaatgtttgtattccggtaaagaaagcaacacatTAGGAAACAGCACCGgtaagcccccccccccccctcaaaaaaaaaaaaccacacacacacaatagaatCCCTCATAGATTtctataatggttttaatggttataataggaATTATATTGGTTTTACTGGAGACTATAATGATCTCTGCGGGCAATAGATATAACATGCCTCCAATAGAAAGCAACAATTTACCAATAGAGACCAACTGGTAAACtgttgctttctattggtgGTATGCTATGTCTtttggataccattaaggacctacgTCTTTAATGTGTCGTACTACATAATGGAAATCaattggtaatggttttaatggttaacagctggtGGTTTGTAACggcatttgtagtggaaaccataagaatttctgtgatggtttttgctggaattttttgttTCATCAGGGAGACCACTTCTGAGACAAAAACATAactgaaggctgctggattttgcatGCAAGCAAGAAGCAAGaacaacagtcaaagtctccagaagagcTGTGGCAGTCCTGCAAAAATTGTACCTGAAACTTCtgatggtttatttatttatttaacaaagcaaGGGgctgtcacaccaaatactacTTTTgattagtttattactgtttactgcattttagtgtatttttatatagaaaTGTATAGTTTCATTATTTCTTAAGGCATTCTGCAGTTGCCAAAGACTTCTGCACAGTACTCTTATGTATTTATTCTCAAAACTATATGAAGAGATTTATTTAGACTCTGCAGTTGGACCCTTTGGCCAGCAGATGTCGCCGTTTTCACAcgaatgctattgagcttttttttgtcattgtcgCGGAATATTTTAATCCGGtccacaggttcccaaccctcgTCCTGGTGTACCACATGCCCTGCACATTTGAGTATTTTCGTGTAATAACACACCCAATTCAATTGAGGAAGGGTTGCtaaatacactacatggccaaatgtttgcagacacctgaccatcagacccatacgtggttcttccccaaactgttgccacaaagtggaagtttttgttttctgtagaATCAAGAATCTCCCTTTACTGGAAACTAAGAGgtcaaaacctgttccagcatgacaatgcccctgtgcataaaGCAAGCGCCATGTAAACATGGTTTGGCAATGTTGGAGTGGTTGAACTCTAGTGTCCTGCATAGAGTCTTGACCTCAACCACACCGAACAGGTTTGGGGTGAGCTGGAACACCGACTACACCCCAGATCCTCACCCAATATCAGTGCCTGTTCTCACTAATGATCTTGTGactaaatccccacagccaggctccaaaatctagtgaaacgCCTTTCCAGAACATTGGAGgttggtcaggtgttcacatacctTTGGCAATATTGTGAAGTTGAATCAGGTttgttggaagcagggaaagAATTAATATGTgcgttcgtttgtttgttttattgcattCCATTCCTATACCTCCATATCGATGTGGTCTCCAACTCGCGCATGCGCACTAAACGGACCAATTTTTAACCACGCTGCCGAATCCGCGCATGCTCAATAAAGCATCTGTCCAATCTGGCGGTTGGTAaatctgcgcatgcgcagtaacCGTCTCCCATTGTCTACCAGCAACAGCGGCGCCACGGCGGAGAGCTCGCGAAGCGCACCTGGACGTAATCGCTGCCGgacgtgcacacacactgatacaggcGCATGTTGAGTGACATACGCTTCCACATGTCATGGCCTAATATTCCGAGTTTATTCGAATTGAAATGAACGAAAAGGGAGAAGAGAGCGTTCTCAGTGTGCTGCGGATTCGTCCTCAGCGCCGCGAGCTTTGTCATCGTTTCTGTCGTGATTTTGTTCAGCCTGTCCTGTCAGTCACTTGACGAGGGCGTGCGTTGGTGTTTCCGCTCCGTTACATCTCAGCTGGCCTTCCgtctttgttttattaaccGTGGAGGTGAATTCTCCATGACTCCATGATCCGACCGAGAAAACGGGCTCTCGCGTCTCCCGGACACAGCTGCTTCAGTCAGACTTGACAACccggattttttttcttcttcagtctgATTGTTTTGTCGGGGGTTGATTGAGGAAGCGCGGAAGAAAAATCCCCCTCATTCGAGGGGCGACTCGACCCCTTTAATTTCCGCCACATCCCCACCCCTGGTCCCCACCCCCGTCTTTTCCCGGAGCCCCGTTTTCATATGGGGGGTAAGCAGAGTACGGCGGCCCGGCCGCGGCCCCCGTTTCCCGGCGTCTCTACAGACGACAGCGCGGTGCCGCCATCGGCCCACTTCGGTCACTTCCGGACGGCAGGGACGATGGGGCTCCGCAGCCGCTCGGTGAGCTCCGTGGCAGGTATGGGCATGGAGCATAACGGCCCGGTGCCCTTCGGTTTTTACACCACCACCAGCGCAGCCACACAAGCCGCCCCGCCCAGAGCCACGGAGCCGGACCGGGCCGCGGCGGGACAGGGCTCCGGCTCGGGCTCGGACTCGGTACGCGCTCACGGCTACCGCGAGACAGGCGGGGATGGGCGGCACACGGACGGCGTGCTGTACCTGGGCTCGCGGGGATCACTGGCGGACACGCTGCCTCTGCACATCGCGCCCCGCTGGTTCAGCGCACACAGCGGTAAGCAGTATGCATCATCGTCATCAATATCACCTTCATCAACACACTGACAACATGGCTGTCAAATACATGAGCTCATCTCTATATGAGACAACTGTGTCTCCATCCCGATCCCTTAATCtttcctgcacacacacctggacacgACATGAGCTCATTATCACACACTCATCAGGTTAAACCGGGTCTGTCTGAGCTGGATGATTGCTAAAACACGCAGTGCACTCATAATTTCCTGCTTTTTAAttatgctttttctttttctcaggtGCATTAAACTGGGTTAACATTAAACCAGTATTTTGCATCATATTTCCGTATTCCTCCTGCTCAGAAGGACCCAGTTTAACCTGCATATTGAGATTGGAGTGTAGTGGTTAACTGTGTTTTCATTATGAACAGGTCATTAGGGATGGATGATATAGACTTAAAAGAGTATCATGATATTTCATGGTATTTCTTGGGGTAATGATGTAAATGACAATTATGCAAATAGTAACATTCAACACTTTCCTTTTGGCCATGAGTCACATCAGCATACGGTCTTGAGAGCCgtgcaaacacaaacattgattaAGCAAAACTTAATCCTGACTATCATGAAATACTAAACTATGCCAATTAAGTAGGCTAAAAAATGGAATATGAAATTTGTTCACAAATTAAATTTCCAGTGTAAATGCAAACACTAAAACTGACAGGATTCATAATCTAACCTCTGCCTTCTGCCACGCTTGTTCTCATTCTGCATGTTGCGGTGCATAAACACATAATCAGCGATATCGCAGGATGGGGAGGAATTGTACAGGTATATCATGGATGATACGATATAGCACAGCGATACGAGTAATTTATTTGGATATTAAGATCTCTATGTTCTCATCCTGTCTGAAAGggtttctctgggttctctggtttcctcccagttCCCAAAAATATGAATGGAGATGGATTTGCTACATTAAATTgctactgtgtttgtgtgtgtttgtgcatgcattCGTGCGCGTGTTCATCCGAgcatcccatccaaggtgtattcctgGCTCATGCCCAAGTGTCAGTTTTCCCTGGgacaggataggctccagctccAGTAGAACTCTTGCCacaataaagcagttactgaagaggaTTGAATGAAGAAAGCAGATGTATTGTTAGAAATTAAATGTTGTGTATCATGGAAATGGCTTAAATGGTTGCATTATCAGTATGTGCAggattttgctgagtttttaaaaaaaatttttgtatgtttgttgggccaaaattgcttgattttgctgtgctgTACTCTTGTTTGAAATACATGAATCGCagagggctttggttgaatgCGCATAGcaatgatgtcacatgacacatcttgacccaaatctgtggaagttttgaaaaattgtaagctcctccaaatattgcggagtttccttgattttgcgaaACATAATGCAATTTTAGAGTTTTGaagaaaaattcattttaaaaaccttagAGTCCCTTAGACATTTCTCACCATGAAAATAGCCGTAGAAGCTGGCATGGCATTAAAACACCAAACAAACAGTcctttattttgtgttaatttctgcgattgcacaatcctggagggactgtattTCACTTGTATAATTTACAATTCACTTGTAATATATAAATTTGTAGTATCTTCTAACATTTTTTCTGTGGTAAtatattccaaaaaaaatgcacataatGCAACCAGGTTTATCAGCCATCAAATGCTGAGTCCATCATTTCTTTTATCATAATAAGAGTAAAGTTCCGTGACAATCGGAATCTGATTCAACTTTTTGGTCAGGATGTGTGATTAACTGTAAAGGCAGTATTAGAGCAGATAAGCAACAAGTCTGGCAAAAAAAAGATGACGAATATGAGGACAGAAGTATTAAAGAACCAGGATTTTGCAACACAAGCATATGAATGCAGTCGTCTGAGACTAAGCAGATGATAAGCATTGCAACCCACTTCCTGtaattctgtgtttgtgttctggTTCTCGATTCTCCTTGCACTGCAGACAGAAGTGTTTTTCCTGCCCTAACCTTGTGAACGAATAATGATTTGTGTCAGGTGTCATAACAGTGGGGGTAAAGAAGCAGGATTGGGCAACATGTCTGTACCTCCATACAGTCATGTGGGACTTAAGTGGATGAACATGGCTTACTGCTCAAGTCCACATTTTAGTGTTTGTCCTGCTTTAACAGGGCTCCAGCATGCTATGCATGAGACAAATGATTCAGTCATTGTGCTTTTCTGTTGTTAAATCATGAAAGACCACAGTGCTAGCAAATCCCATCACTCTggcagtccccccccccccatttttctTCACTGGGTCtaaattaaaacacattttctactttttcatattattattttttttttactagtttttTTACTAGTATtatataattcattaaaaaaatatttctaatcCTACATATTGAACACAATTGGTACTAATAACTAAAATCGAGTATTGCTGAATGTGATTAGGCAATTCTAGATAATGTTCTCATCTGCAGAACACTGTAGTTAAGTGTACCTTTTCTTTATACTTCTAATCAATGCCACACTTGGCACTGTTCTTATATCTAGTACTTCATCAGGCTTCAGCAAGGGCTTCACTTTGGAGGGACGGACAAGCAAAAAAGCTGTGAAATTAGCCATAGCCAGAAGAAAATTCTTGCTTGCTAACTTGCTGGAGCTGGTTGCTAGCATAGCGCGtgatggtttagtggttagcatatttgcctcgcacctccagggttggaggttcgattcccacccctgccctgtgtgcgtggagtttgcatgttcgagggtttcctctgggtactccagattcctcccccagtccaaagacatgtgttgtaggctgattgacatttccaaattgtccgtggtgtgtgagtgtgtgcaattgtgccctgcgatgggttgaaccctgtccagggtgttgtcccccacctcgtgccctgagtcccctggtaTAGGtcccctggtataggctccacgCGGTCCTATGAAGGAtacagtagatggatggataatactAGACTCCTGAAAAGCGTTGAACCATGTTGCCTCATTGTTACAGTATGGAATGATTTGTAGTCAGTTTAGGAACTCTATCCAGGCTATATTCTCGCCTCACGCCCAgcattcctgggataggctccaccgTACACTGAAGATAAACTGGATATTGAAGATGAAGGATGAGTAAATGAACTTGAAGTTCTGGTTGGGGAAACCTTTGATCCTGGTTAAGAAAtcctttgaaaataaaatacatttccctTAGAAAATTTCTCTGAAAAGAGCTCATATTACTGAACCTGTGGAGGCAGATCGAGTGAGTTTTGACTTGACTGATGTCAGGGAACTATGGAAAGTTGTGGTTTCTGTTTAACCTCTGTCCTGTCGGCTCCTCAAGAAGACCTTTGTGAGAAAGTGAGCTTGCTAAAGCAGGGGGAATAACTAACCAGTGATTTCTCAACTCTTACACGCCTGCTAAACCTAGCCGTTGACTGAAGGCTTGAGACTGTCATGTTTGAGCAAGAAAAAATGTGCAGAAGACGACTAAAGGATCAAGCTTGAGAAATACTGACttgaatagggagtaggggggTCAGGGACATATTCTTATCCTGTGCTTAATTCCACATGATGGAACATCTATGGGATGGTTTCCAAACCCTTATCCTTCTGTTCCCCTGTACTGCacatattttgtgttttcttgcTCGAACACACCTGATTCTTGTTGTCAGTTCATCAACATGTCTTACATGAGGTTAACACACCTTTTGGGTGTGTTAAAACTagaaaaacactaaactgtgcagCATACCGGGACGCCAGGATCAGGTTTGAGAACTGTTGGGTTTCCCATGGCTCAAGCTGAGCCACAGCTCCCTTCGGTGCTCGTTAGCAGAACCCAAATGAGCTCTCCGGAGAGACACGAGTCGGATGTCAACATGTCCGAGTTTGTTTTCCTGACTCACTTCGACAAAGGTCACGCTTTGCTCCATTCCGAGGAGCTTGAGCTCAGTTGGTTAGTCATAAATGAAGCTGCAGGTGAGGCAGTCATCAGGTAGAACGTCGTCATGTTTCTTCGACTAGAACAGCGTTTCTGAAGTGGTTGAGGTTAATTAGGATTAAGCTGTGGAGTTAGAGAGTGTAAAGGGTGGAGTACAAACCTCAGGCATTGAAGATGCTCTTATTTACTTTAATGCAAATTataattcctgtgtgtgtgtgtgtgtgtgtgtgtgttgtcacttATCCTTTTGAATTTGTTAGACATTTGCACTGTTAATTTAATCAGTTTTGTCTTTTGTATGCAGATTAGTATCTTATCAGATGCTTTGTTTATATAATACTTACATATGATCTTGTTAATTCAGGTATTATAACAAGAAATTTATCTAATTAAAGGTACCTGATGACAGCATACTAGGATAATCAGTTACATATGCAGAGGTATACATagaataaattaattcattcactAGGGAAGTGGATGGtccagtgtgctgcccagtTCCAAATTTTGGCTGCCTGGAAACCGAATTGACTTGGCTAAAATTATGGTTATagctaacataatgtaataatgcaTAGCCAGCTAGTTATTTAGTAAAATGCCTTTATGCAGACTAAGGTAAACGAAGCCGATGAATCCCTTGGGAGGGGACGACTGTGTAGGCACAGACCTTATCCTCATCTAGTAATGTTTTTGAGGACTTCAACAAAAAGTCACGAAGTCGATGATGAACAGTGACATTGCAAAACTATGAAAGCACATTTTAAGCACAAGCTTAAACATGGCTAcaaaatgaattatatattttttgcaaaaGTCAAGAAGTTGTTATTTTATCTGGTTGTTGAACCTACTTGTTCACCAGGTaaccacaatttaaaaaaacaaaaagcaaaactaAAACTTGGACACACAATCTGCTTTTTTGATAAGtggtacaggaaatggatgggtggatggattgaATGGTTTGGGATATGCGGGCAGCAGGGAttgtctgttctgcaaagagaactggaGGTATAGTGCAAAGAATCATGAGCTATTTTATTCTGTGTGCCACCAGGAAtcatgttgtgtttattttatatttataagtagTCTGCAACAAGGAAATCCGTGCTAAACTCGTGTCATATGCATTCAGTATTAGAGAAATGTTTTGTCACACAAATGATTGAGAAGTGTCTGGTCATAATACCCACCTCGCATCTAAATACTGCCCTTCATGAAATGGATCATCATAATATCGTATAGTGTAATGAGAGTATAAGAAATGATCATGATATGAAATTCAGTTTTGGCTTATGCCTGTTCCGTGCTTGATAATGCATTCCATACTAGTATACTTGGTATGGATGGCGCCTGAGAGAATAGCTTTACTGTTCAAAAGACCTTTCTACTGTGAATTCGAGCCAGCGACTTGAGCCGGCGTCTCGCTGTTCCCCTTCGTCATGCGCAAAGTAAACACTGTCTCACCAGTGACCATGCTTGGAAAAGCTTGAGTTCATCTCTTCAATATATCACAGATGCAACTTGATTTTTCTCTCTGGCGTGTTTTAACGTGCCTCTCTCGCTATTGAGTCTGAGATCTGCATCCTTGAGGAGCACGTCCTTATCCTGCCTTCTGAACAGGGCAGCTTTTATCTCAGGAGCACAAAC is drawn from Ictalurus furcatus strain D&B chromosome 8, Billie_1.0, whole genome shotgun sequence and contains these coding sequences:
- the znrf1 gene encoding E3 ubiquitin-protein ligase znrf1, with product MGGKQSTAARPRPPFPGVSTDDSAVPPSAHFGHFRTAGTMGLRSRSVSSVAGMGMEHNGPVPFGFYTTTSAATQAAPPRATEPDRAAAGQGSGSGSDSVRAHGYRETGGDGRHTDGVLYLGSRGSLADTLPLHIAPRWFSAHSGFKCPVCSKSVASNEMEVHFIMCLSKPRLSYNDDVLARDAGECVICLEELQQGDTIARLPCLCIYHKSCIDTWFEINRSCPEHPSD